A window of Trichomycterus rosablanca isolate fTriRos1 chromosome 5, fTriRos1.hap1, whole genome shotgun sequence contains these coding sequences:
- the dcdc2b gene encoding doublecortin domain-containing protein 2B — MMASTTVNTLLPPVKSVVVYKNGDPFFSGRRFIVNQRQVLTMEAFLNDVTVSIGAPLAVRTLYTPRHGHRVPDLDHIEQGAQYVAAGFEKFKKIDYTSLGLKRSPLTRTGEASQIRGFARPNVSAKWRKVVTLPCIIHVFRNGDVLSPAMRFIIPRSMLKSLEQILSLVSEKAMLRNGAVRRLCTLDGVTVTSVEELESAQYYVAVGAERFKKLPYVELLLKKAAAGSADRHYVADRGVHRRSENRKIFPQDSHSDSALLDTPERDGRRVKSTGDEDVTEEVNLSRPLQRRRNETEDKSVFYAKPVRVRKHRSTHRTINRATGQPSVFKAVGRRRDEVRGAEEVAEDETTAVELPIDQRVAEIVQDEEFNESQPGTNHMLQTEEPDEHMASSSLSPSDRGHGVKDDRVSDDETLPRQNASPTRETETQDVDIFSESLEHERDDQDESSHEAEPLNHVGETRSPHHTSSPLEQGE; from the exons ATGATGGCCTCCACCACTGTGAACACACTGTTACCTCCTGTAAAGAGTGTGGTGGTGTACAAAAATGGAGATCCTTTCTTCTCAG GAAGGAGGTTCATTGTGAACCAAAGGCAGGTCCTCACCATGGAGGCTTTCCTGAATGACGTCACTGTCAGCATAGGTGCACCGCTGGCCGTCCGTACCCTCTACACGCCCCGCCACGGTCACCGAGTGCCCGATCTGGATCACATTGAACAGGGGGCGCAGTACGTGGCTGCCGGGTTTGAGAAGTTCAAGAAGATTGA TTATACAAGTTTGGGCTTGAAGAGATCTCCACTGACCAGAACTGGTGAAGCTTCACAG ATTAGAGGATTTGCCAGACCCAATGTTTCAGCAAAGTGGAGGAAGGTTGTGACTCTGCCCTGCATAATACA TGTTTTCAGGAACGGTGATGTCCTCAGTCCTGCCATGCGCTTCATCATTCCTCGCAGCATGTTAAAAAGCCTGGAGCAAATTCTCAGCCTGGTGTCAGAGAAAGCCATGCTGCGTAACGGCGCTGTTCGTAG GCTGTGCACGCTGGACGGAGTGACGGTGACATCGGTGGAGGAGCTAGAGAGCGCCCAGTATTATGTAGCCGTTGGTGCTGAGAGATTTAAGAAGCTACCGTATGTGGAGTTGCTGCTGAAAAAAGCAGCAGCAGGCAGTGCAGACAG gCATTATGTTGCAGATCGGGGTGTGCACAGGAGATCCGAG AACAGGAAAATATTTCCACAAGACAGCCACAGTGACTCTGCTCTCTTGGACACACCAGAG AGAGACGGAAGGCGGGTAAAGTCGACAGGAGACGAGGATGTGACAGAAGAAGTGAATCTTTCTCGGCCCTTGCAAAGAAGAAGAAACGAGACGGAGGATAAATCCGTATTTTACGCTAAACCTGTCCGGGTGCGCAAACACAGATCCACGCATAGAACAATAAACAGAGCCACAG GTCAGCCCAGTGTGTTTAAGGCTGTAGGGAGGAGGAGAGATGAGGTACGAGGAGCTGAGGAGGTGGCAGAGGATGAAACCACGGCTGTGGAACTCCCCATAGACCAG AGAGTTGCTGAAATTGTACAGGATGAGGAATTTAATGAGAGCCAACCAGGGACTAATCACATGCtccag ACTGAAGAGCCTGATGAGCACATGGCCTCATCCAGTCTGTCTCCTAGCGACAGAGGTCATGGTGTGAAGGACGACAGAGTGTCTGATGATGAGACGTTACCAAGACAAAACGCGTCCCCTACCAGAGAGACAGAAACACAGGACGTGGACATATTTAGCGAGAGTTTGGAACATGAAAGAGATGATCAA GATGAAAGTTCCCATGAAGCTGAACCTTTGAACCATGTCGGTGAGACTCGGAGTCCTCATCACACCTCATCGCCCCTGGAACAGGGAGAGTAA
- the LOC134314335 gene encoding CD276 antigen-like isoform X2, with amino-acid sequence MAIRGQPAILGCEFTSDSDLSALVVTWQRVEDSRVVHSFYYQKDQLERQDAHYKNRTVLFNSELKIGNASLRIYPVGPKDVGSYLCTVSNTKGTDKAQVQLEYGAFYTEPRLSISVNSLTVIVHFETEGYPKPEVTWLGEHGQILNNQTEITERPEGLFYVNSSCVVEQPALNLSFTLKNQMLNQELHRSLNIQSGEDKLKRESITIIILSVLCSILTAILFFVLLIMLKKRLPRVQAKSTASNGGGCSIPLQS; translated from the exons TTCTGCCCTGGTGGTGACGTGGCAGCGGGTAGAGGACAGTCGAGTCGTCCACAGCTTTTATTACCAGAAAGACCAGCTGGAACGTCAGGATGCACATTACAAAAACCGCACAGTCTTGTTCAATTCAGAGCTAAAGATAGGAAACGCATCACTCAGAATCTACCCGGTTGGACCAAAAGATGTGGGGTCGTACCTATGTACAGTAAGCAACACAAAGGGCACAGACAAAGCTCAAGTGCAGCTGGAATATGGAG CCTTCTATACAGAGCCGAGGTTGAGCATCAGTGTTAACAGCTTGACAGTGATTGTGCACTTCGAGACAGAAGGTTACCCAAAACCAGAGGTGACGTGGCTGGGAGAACATGGCCAGATCCTAAACAACCAGACAGAGATCACTGAGCGCCCAGAGGGACTCTTTTATGTAAATAGCAGCTGTGTCGTTGAACAACCTGCCCTAAACCTCAGCTTTACTTTGAAGAACCAGATGCTTAATCAGGAGCTGCACAGATCCCTAAACATTCAAAGTG gGGAAGACAAACTCAAACGGGAGAGCATTACAATCATCATTTTATCTGTTTTGTGTTCAATTCTGACTGCAATCTTATTTTTTGTTCTGCTTATAATGTTGAAAAAACGACTGCCACGTGTACAAGCCAAAAGCACTGCAAGTAATGGAGGGGGTTGCAGCATTCCACTTCAATCGTGA
- the tmem234 gene encoding transmembrane protein 234, producing the protein MVSAVEVLSLFLVAALWGTTNPFLRKGTEGIERVQEGNKVYQFLAEVKFLFLNFKYLVPFLLNQSGSVVFYLTLASTELSLAVPMVNSLSFVFTMFTGKLLGEEFGGKSAVLGMVLTMVGVTLCVISSISEADSAVLQNATQV; encoded by the exons ATGGTTTCAGCCG TGGAGGTGCTGAGTCTTTTTCTGGTCGCTGCATTATGGGGCACCACAAACCCCTTTCTGAggaaaggaacagagggcattGAGCGGGTTCAGGAAGGAAACAAGGTCTACCAGTTCCTGGCTGAAGTCAAGTTTTTATTTCTCAATTTCAAG TATCTGGTGCCCTTTCTGCTGAATCAGAGTGGCTCGGTGGTGTTCTACCTCACGCTTGCTTCAACAG AACTCTCCTTGGCTGTGCCGATGGTGAACTCACTCAGCTTTGTGTTCACCATGTTTACTGGGAAACTGCTCGGAGAAGAGTTTGGAGGAAAAA GTGCTGTTTTGGGGATGGTGCTCACTATGGTCGGTGTGACACTGTGTGTGATCAGTTCTATCTCAGAAGCTGACAGTGCAGTACTACAAAACGCAACTCAAGTGTAG